A genomic window from Silene latifolia isolate original U9 population chromosome Y, ASM4854445v1, whole genome shotgun sequence includes:
- the LOC141630924 gene encoding uncharacterized protein LOC141630924, producing MVEEYAGLRVQGRAVGDGGGVRTVAGWCRPEQGWVKVNTDAAIFEGGEAGLGVLVRDAEGGILSVGARRVLGWWTPEVAEAKALCFGLEVVLNGGWGQVVIESDAKVVVDAAVAGSFARTPFGLEYGTFVL from the exons ATGGTTGAGGAGTATGCGGGTTTGCGGGTGCAGGGAAGGGCAGTGGGAGACGGAGGTGGAGTGAGAACCGTGGCAGGATGGTGTCGGCCAGAACAGGGGTGGGTGAAGGTTAACACGGATGCTGCAATTTTCGAAGGTGGCGAGGCTGGGCTAGGTGTTTTGGTTAGGGATGCGGAGGGAGGAATTCTTTCGGTGGGTGCGAGGAGAGTGTTGGGATGGTGGACACCGGAGGTGGCTGAGGCGAAGGCTTTGTGTTTTGGCTTGGAGGTGGTGCTTAATGGAGGATGGGGGCAGGTGGTGATTGAAAGTGATGCCAAGGTGGTTGTTGATGCAGCGGTGGCAGGGTCTTTCGCTAGAACTCCGTTTGGCCT CGAATATGGAACTTTTGTACTCTGA
- the LOC141630925 gene encoding uncharacterized protein LOC141630925, whose translation MPAETGTANNNETLQLELSGVGQSPDKDGQGGIGFWWRDIDAELVVYDKNHVVVDVKVGNGSVSWRAVGIYGWPESENKHRTWSMLRRIREASNLPMVLFGDFNEILSPHEKEGGSIRRECHMDAFLETMDVCGFRDLGFRCNKFTWQRGLSEDTYIRERLDRVIASEEWCGLFPRVVVHNGPVYASDHSPLLVKKEVGGTRSRRGRGGFKFEPYWATEESCGEVVMAGWGVIGDGDVEGKVARVALELKE comes from the exons ATGCCGGCGGAGACCGGCACCGCGAACAACAATGAAACTCTTCAGCTGGAACTGTCAGGGGTTGGGCAATCCCCTGACA AGGATGGTCAGGGGGGGATCGGTTTCTGGTGGAGGGACATTGATGCTGAATTAGTTGTGTATGATAAAAATCATGTGGTTGTGGATGTTAAAGTTGGGAATGGGAGTGTGTCATGGCGTGCAGTGGGTATTTATGGATGGCCGGAGAGCGAGAATAAACATCGAACGTGGAGTATGTTGCGAAGGATTCGTGAGGCTAGTAATCTGCCGATGGTCTTGTTCGGGGATTTTAATGAAATTCTAAGTCCTCATGAAAAGGAGGGGGGCAGTATCAGGAGGGAGTGTCATATGGATGCGTTTCTTGAGACTATGGATGTGTGTGGTTTTAGGGATTTGGGCTTCCGGTGTAATAAATTTACGTGGCAACGGGGGCTTAGTGAGGATACCTATATTAGAGAACGGTTGGATAGGGTTATAGCTTCGGAGGAATGGTGTGGTCTTTTCCCTAGGGTGGTGGTACATAATGGTCCTGTATACGCATCCGATCACTCTCCTCTGCTTGTCAAGAAGGAGGTGGGAGGTACGCGATCGAGACGTGGACGGGGTGGCTTCAAATTTGAGCCTTACTGGGCGACGGAGGAGAGTTGTGGTGAGGTTGTGATGGCGGGGTGGGGAGTTATAGGGGACGGAGATGTGGAGGGGAAAGTAGCTAGAGTTGCGCTGGAGTTGAAGGAGTAG